From Marivirga harenae, one genomic window encodes:
- the queD gene encoding 6-carboxytetrahydropterin synthase QueD, whose amino-acid sequence MISITKEFSFEAAHRLSNHPAACKHIHGHSYRLFVTVSAQEIQEDDMIIDFKELKQIVDEKVLKTFDHALVLKKNDENARISREIKSTIFWMENEPTVERLLDYIRKQVQDALPTPVFLKKLKLHETASSFGEWEK is encoded by the coding sequence ATGATAAGTATCACTAAAGAATTCAGTTTTGAAGCGGCTCACCGCCTTAGCAATCACCCGGCAGCTTGCAAGCATATACATGGTCACTCCTATCGATTGTTTGTAACAGTTTCAGCTCAAGAAATACAGGAGGATGACATGATTATTGATTTTAAAGAATTGAAGCAAATTGTCGATGAGAAGGTGCTTAAAACGTTCGATCATGCTTTGGTCTTAAAGAAGAATGATGAAAACGCCAGAATATCCAGGGAAATCAAGAGTACAATCTTTTGGATGGAAAATGAGCCTACCGTAGAACGATTGCTAGATTATATAAGAAAACAAGTTCAGGATGCATTACCCACACCGGTGTTCTTGAAGAAGTTGAAGTTACATGAAACAGCAAGCTCTTTTGGAGAATGGGAAAAATGA
- a CDS encoding RrF2 family transcriptional regulator has protein sequence MFSKTCEYAIRATIYIANRSKEGTNVGLKDISKNIDSPEAFTAKILQKLVKDDLVSSIKGPNGGFSLSQKQQKEVYLIDVVRCIDGSHTYDGCGLGLSQCSEEKPCPIHYQFKEVRTRLKRMLENTNMVALLEKLERGETFLRL, from the coding sequence ATGTTTTCAAAAACATGTGAATACGCAATAAGGGCAACTATCTACATTGCCAATAGAAGTAAAGAAGGCACCAATGTTGGTTTGAAAGATATATCAAAAAATATTGATTCACCGGAAGCATTTACTGCCAAAATTTTACAAAAATTGGTAAAAGATGATTTGGTATCTTCTATCAAAGGGCCAAACGGTGGATTTAGCCTCAGCCAAAAGCAGCAAAAGGAGGTATATCTAATAGACGTAGTCCGTTGTATTGACGGATCACATACTTATGACGGTTGTGGATTAGGTTTAAGTCAATGCTCAGAAGAAAAACCATGTCCAATTCATTATCAGTTTAAAGAAGTGAGAACAAGACTCAAGCGAATGTTGGAAAACACCAATATGGTGGCTTTGCTTGAAAAATTGGAGAGAGGAGAGACTTTTTTAAGGTTGTAA
- a CDS encoding hemerythrin domain-containing protein: MEKRKPLRRKEEMKPVSRDHHHSLLLCWKIRTAFKNKVSAERVKKYADWFYQEHVLPHFELEEKYIFPVLGNEDELVKQALSEHRRLKRLFENEEEPLKSLSLLEEELEKHIRFEERVLFEKVQEIATAGELKAIELHHASGEFEENTDDVFWV, translated from the coding sequence ATGGAGAAAAGAAAGCCACTTAGAAGAAAAGAAGAAATGAAACCAGTGAGCCGCGACCATCACCACTCACTGTTACTTTGCTGGAAAATTAGGACAGCTTTTAAAAATAAGGTCTCAGCCGAAAGGGTGAAAAAGTATGCTGATTGGTTTTATCAGGAACATGTATTACCTCATTTTGAATTGGAGGAGAAGTATATATTTCCTGTGTTGGGTAATGAAGATGAACTCGTGAAACAAGCCTTATCAGAACACAGAAGACTCAAACGACTTTTTGAAAATGAAGAAGAACCCCTAAAATCATTAAGTCTGCTAGAAGAAGAACTGGAAAAACATATCCGCTTTGAGGAGAGAGTCCTCTTTGAGAAAGTACAAGAAATAGCCACTGCCGGTGAACTCAAAGCCATTGAACTCCACCATGCTTCAGGCGAATTTGAAGAAAATACCGATGATGTTTTTTGGGTTTAA
- a CDS encoding group III truncated hemoglobin, with protein MDTSAKIQDLEDIKLLVDTFYGKVRQDEMLKDIFHERIKDQWPEHLQKMYRFWQTVLLEEHTYHGSPFAPHANMPVETAHFKRWITLFTATVDELFSGDVAEEAKWRAGKMAEMFNFKIQYYKDSNEKPIQ; from the coding sequence ATGGACACTTCAGCAAAGATTCAAGATTTAGAAGACATCAAATTGTTGGTCGATACTTTTTATGGAAAAGTCAGACAAGATGAAATGCTTAAAGATATCTTTCACGAAAGAATTAAAGACCAATGGCCTGAACATCTGCAGAAAATGTATCGATTTTGGCAAACAGTTTTACTAGAGGAGCATACTTACCATGGAAGTCCATTTGCACCTCATGCTAATATGCCGGTGGAAACAGCTCATTTTAAACGTTGGATAACACTTTTTACTGCTACTGTAGATGAATTGTTCAGTGGAGATGTTGCAGAAGAAGCAAAATGGAGAGCCGGAAAAATGGCAGAAATGTTTAATTTTAAAATTCAGTATTATAAAGATTCCAACGAAAAACCAATACAGTAA
- a CDS encoding cytochrome C: MEDKRIVKVYLDDENEPFGSFKPPVKFDLDTTKIADGKHKLKIVAKSSSGVEGIKEIPFEVKNGPEISVIGLKNHEIVDSTTSITINAYGSETNDEFVIKGSETPKAIPAWVWAIVIAFIGFALFYLIMYWDSDLYNSFF; encoded by the coding sequence ATGGAAGATAAAAGAATAGTGAAAGTTTATTTGGATGATGAAAATGAGCCTTTTGGGTCTTTTAAACCTCCAGTGAAATTTGATTTGGATACAACAAAAATAGCCGATGGTAAGCACAAGCTTAAGATTGTTGCTAAATCATCTAGTGGTGTTGAAGGAATAAAGGAGATTCCATTTGAAGTTAAAAATGGGCCTGAAATATCGGTAATTGGCCTAAAGAATCACGAAATCGTGGATAGTACAACTTCCATTACTATTAATGCTTATGGAAGCGAAACCAATGATGAGTTTGTAATTAAAGGCTCTGAAACACCCAAGGCTATTCCCGCATGGGTTTGGGCTATAGTGATAGCATTTATTGGTTTTGCATTGTTTTATCTCATAATGTACTGGGATTCGGATTTATATAACTCATTTTTCTAA
- a CDS encoding cbb3-type cytochrome c oxidase subunit II, with translation MFNFHKDHRKLVLTALLVFVFLSTIIAIVPSYQMQDVEPLPQQEQLSEEAIKGLQIYISEGCVACHTQQVRNIEMDQVWGSRPSMPSDYYYSKQRMNAWQQSPSLLGSERTGPDLTSIGNRQPGASWHLLHFYNPRIVVKESVMPSYSYLFSHKEEDEMRDGDEAVDIPSEFLKEKGKVVVATEEVNNLIAYMQSLKQTELPSAKDFIPAKKQASKSSTTSDVGGNENDTGIDGKQLYSQTCSACHQQNGEGLKGAFPPLKGSSVVTNEDPELLIKIILQGYDARSDYGQMPGFATQLSDAEIAAIASHERSAWGNDAPKVSEEEVKKIRDMVMEEAKSKEL, from the coding sequence ATGTTTAATTTTCATAAAGATCATAGGAAATTAGTATTGACTGCACTCCTAGTGTTTGTCTTTCTGAGTACTATCATTGCAATAGTACCTTCCTACCAAATGCAAGATGTTGAACCACTGCCTCAACAAGAGCAATTGAGTGAAGAGGCGATCAAAGGACTTCAAATATATATATCGGAAGGTTGTGTAGCTTGTCATACGCAGCAGGTGCGAAACATCGAAATGGATCAAGTTTGGGGCTCGCGCCCATCCATGCCTTCAGATTACTACTACAGCAAGCAAAGAATGAATGCTTGGCAACAATCTCCTTCCCTTTTGGGAAGTGAACGTACTGGGCCAGATTTAACTAGTATCGGGAATAGACAGCCAGGAGCTAGTTGGCATCTTTTGCACTTCTATAATCCTCGTATCGTAGTAAAAGAATCCGTTATGCCTTCTTATTCCTATTTATTTAGCCATAAAGAGGAAGATGAGATGCGTGATGGGGATGAAGCTGTAGATATACCATCGGAATTTTTGAAAGAGAAAGGAAAGGTGGTAGTTGCCACCGAAGAAGTGAATAATCTTATTGCTTATATGCAATCCTTAAAACAAACTGAACTACCATCTGCAAAAGATTTTATTCCAGCTAAAAAACAAGCTTCTAAGTCCTCTACTACCTCAGATGTTGGAGGAAATGAAAATGATACAGGAATAGATGGCAAGCAGTTGTATAGTCAGACATGTTCTGCATGTCACCAACAGAATGGAGAAGGTCTCAAAGGGGCATTTCCTCCTTTAAAAGGGAGTTCTGTAGTGACAAACGAAGATCCAGAATTATTAATAAAAATTATATTACAAGGATACGATGCCAGAAGTGATTATGGGCAAATGCCTGGTTTTGCAACTCAACTTTCGGATGCGGAGATTGCGGCAATAGCTAGTCACGAACGAAGTGCTTGGGGCAATGATGCCCCTAAAGTATCCGAAGAAGAAGTGAAGAAGATTAGAGATATGGTCATGGAAGAAGCAAAAAGTAAAGAGTTATGA
- a CDS encoding cbb3-type cytochrome c oxidase subunit I — MKKSILLFLSLIFSPLLALAQQESVSTEDWYFSPGIIGTIFLIIVVLILAIIILIGRVNGFVNRFNKKDKAIERKRILNELKNLEEPEIDKILLERKSAMKNMLKGDELGSEMSVSDKRALIKRIYDDPENLFFEEKKKTSLSIETPKSLKTVVLYYLGAGTFWLIFGTLIGQYLGMKFIWPDMESVAWLSFGRLRPVHTNTVFWGWSSLTMIGLAYFVIARTSNTKIHSVKLAYIAFILINLCVIIGNILLMAGLNNGGGEYREYVWPVMSLFAIGLIITFFNFYKTVASRKISEIYISNWFILAALIWTTVLAIIGYLPFYQDGLGETITQGYYMHQGVGMWFMTFTLGLVYYYLPAALNKPIYSYSLGVLAFWTQMLFYTLIGTHHFVFSPLPWWLQTVAIVFSAGMFIPVLAGTTNFLLTMKGSWAQISKSYVLPFFLVGVVFYFVGSTQGSFQAFRFTNFVWHFTDFNVAHSHMTMYGIIAFFLWASIYAIVPKVTGNEPPQILVGAHFWFAFIGLFAYMISLMVGGTLKGLSWIEGESFIESVILMKPYWVWRAIGGTLMFLSHIIFAYNFYIMARSNNSSIKLKG, encoded by the coding sequence ATGAAGAAAAGTATTTTGCTCTTTTTAAGTTTGATTTTCTCTCCCTTGCTAGCACTGGCTCAACAAGAATCAGTCAGTACGGAGGACTGGTATTTTAGCCCAGGTATTATTGGGACAATATTTTTGATTATAGTAGTGTTGATATTAGCCATTATTATCCTCATTGGTAGGGTTAATGGTTTTGTAAATCGATTTAATAAGAAAGATAAGGCTATCGAGCGAAAGCGGATTCTAAATGAGTTGAAAAATTTAGAGGAGCCTGAAATTGATAAAATTCTTCTTGAACGAAAATCAGCAATGAAAAACATGCTAAAGGGGGATGAATTGGGTTCTGAAATGAGCGTTTCTGACAAACGGGCTCTAATCAAAAGAATTTATGATGATCCTGAAAATTTATTTTTTGAAGAAAAGAAAAAGACTAGTCTCAGCATAGAAACGCCTAAAAGTTTAAAAACAGTAGTGCTCTATTATTTGGGAGCGGGGACATTCTGGTTGATTTTTGGTACACTGATCGGGCAATACCTGGGAATGAAATTCATTTGGCCCGATATGGAATCAGTAGCATGGCTTTCCTTTGGCAGACTACGTCCAGTTCATACCAATACCGTATTTTGGGGTTGGTCTTCTCTTACTATGATAGGGCTGGCCTATTTTGTTATTGCCAGAACATCAAACACAAAAATTCATAGTGTTAAATTGGCATATATAGCTTTCATCCTCATCAATCTATGTGTAATTATTGGCAATATCTTATTGATGGCCGGTCTTAACAATGGCGGTGGAGAGTACAGAGAATATGTATGGCCGGTTATGTCATTATTTGCAATTGGCTTGATTATTACGTTTTTCAATTTTTATAAAACAGTTGCCAGTAGGAAAATATCAGAGATTTATATTTCAAACTGGTTTATTTTAGCGGCATTGATTTGGACAACTGTTTTAGCCATTATTGGATATTTACCTTTTTATCAGGATGGTCTAGGCGAAACTATTACCCAAGGCTACTACATGCATCAGGGCGTAGGCATGTGGTTCATGACTTTTACATTGGGGTTGGTTTATTATTATCTACCGGCTGCATTAAATAAACCAATTTATTCCTATTCTTTAGGGGTTCTTGCTTTTTGGACTCAAATGTTGTTCTATACCTTAATCGGGACTCATCATTTTGTATTCAGTCCTTTGCCTTGGTGGTTACAAACAGTTGCGATCGTTTTTAGTGCCGGAATGTTTATTCCTGTCTTGGCAGGTACCACTAACTTTCTATTGACAATGAAAGGTTCCTGGGCACAGATTTCAAAAAGTTATGTACTCCCATTTTTCTTAGTGGGCGTTGTCTTCTATTTTGTAGGCTCAACTCAGGGCAGCTTTCAGGCATTTAGATTCACCAATTTTGTCTGGCATTTTACTGATTTTAATGTGGCTCACTCTCACATGACTATGTATGGGATCATTGCTTTTTTCCTTTGGGCATCAATTTACGCCATAGTGCCTAAAGTAACAGGCAACGAACCTCCTCAAATATTAGTGGGAGCGCATTTTTGGTTTGCGTTCATCGGTTTATTTGCCTACATGATTTCACTAATGGTTGGAGGTACATTAAAAGGCCTAAGTTGGATTGAAGGCGAATCGTTTATTGAGTCTGTCATTCTAATGAAACCATACTGGGTATGGCGAGCAATTGGGGGAACGCTAATGTTTCTTTCTCATATCATATTTGCTTACAACTTTTATATAATGGCTAGAAGTAACAATAGCAGTATAAAATTAAAAGGATAA
- a CDS encoding RrF2 family transcriptional regulator, translating to MFSKSCEYGIRAVIFIAAQSKKTDRVKINDIAEKIDSPVAFTAKILGSLVRNKIVSSITGPKGGFYIEQSRLDKIFLKDIVQVIDGDKIYRGCGLGLNECSASQPCPVHHKFAKVRAEIDFMLSTTTLKELTEGLHEKLTFLMR from the coding sequence ATGTTTTCAAAATCATGTGAATACGGCATCAGGGCAGTAATTTTCATAGCAGCGCAATCTAAAAAAACTGATCGTGTGAAGATCAATGATATTGCTGAAAAGATTGATTCGCCAGTGGCCTTTACAGCCAAAATTTTAGGCTCGCTAGTTAGAAATAAGATCGTATCCTCTATTACTGGTCCCAAAGGAGGCTTCTATATCGAGCAAAGTAGATTAGATAAAATATTCTTGAAAGATATTGTTCAAGTAATAGATGGTGACAAGATTTATAGAGGTTGTGGGTTAGGTCTAAACGAATGTTCCGCTAGTCAGCCATGCCCAGTTCACCATAAGTTTGCTAAAGTTCGAGCAGAAATTGATTTCATGTTATCTACTACGACATTGAAAGAATTAACCGAAGGACTACACGAAAAACTAACATTTTTGATGAGGTAA
- the nadB gene encoding L-aspartate oxidase, whose product MKTDILIIGSGLAGMATALYLAELRPELQILIVSKAKKDESNTKYAQGGIAGVVETKIDSFEQHIEDTMKAGHYLSNREIVELVVKTAPDAIKDLERWGVNFDYEKEGTYELGLEGGHSKHRILHHKDSTGKEIYDKLNKQIQQNSSIQLINNCTALDLLKNEGNEIEGALFLNLENNKFFNITAQRTILASGGIGRIFGHTSNPEVATADGLAMSIRAGAELSNMQFVQFHPTLFFKANIEKSFLISEALRGFGAYLVNQDGCRFMYKYSVKAELSPRDTVTAAIFSEMKKQNTSCVFLDCRHLDERKLKDKFPFIYASCLQNGVDPANDLIPVIPAAHYHCGGIKVDTTGKSNLKNLYAVGEVAETGLHGANRLASNSLLEAVVFAQRVADEISRNTDNIKSNTSLLSHGSQISTLSNTGLEDKFICLNELIRQLYTESKPDSRLTIKEKIENIVKDITQNYEYPSKNIQINEIINMSVVAGNIASAIVDHSIRNN is encoded by the coding sequence ATGAAAACGGATATTCTCATTATTGGCAGTGGACTTGCCGGTATGGCAACGGCACTTTATTTAGCTGAACTACGTCCAGAATTACAAATTCTGATTGTAAGCAAAGCAAAAAAGGACGAATCCAATACTAAATATGCACAGGGTGGAATAGCAGGAGTTGTTGAAACTAAAATTGATAGTTTCGAGCAACATATTGAAGATACCATGAAAGCGGGACATTATCTATCCAATAGAGAAATTGTAGAATTAGTGGTTAAAACTGCCCCTGATGCCATCAAAGATTTAGAAAGATGGGGTGTGAATTTCGATTATGAAAAAGAAGGTACTTATGAATTAGGCCTTGAGGGCGGACATTCCAAGCATCGGATTTTGCATCATAAGGACAGCACCGGTAAAGAGATTTATGATAAACTGAATAAGCAAATTCAACAAAATTCTTCAATTCAGCTCATTAATAATTGTACGGCTTTAGACCTCCTTAAAAATGAGGGCAATGAAATTGAGGGAGCTTTATTCCTGAATTTAGAAAACAATAAATTTTTCAATATTACAGCACAAAGAACCATTCTGGCAAGTGGAGGTATCGGTAGGATTTTTGGGCATACCAGCAATCCAGAAGTGGCCACTGCTGATGGCTTGGCAATGTCTATACGAGCAGGAGCGGAGTTAAGTAATATGCAATTTGTTCAATTTCACCCTACCCTATTTTTCAAAGCCAATATCGAAAAGTCGTTTTTAATAAGTGAAGCATTACGAGGGTTTGGCGCTTATTTGGTGAATCAGGATGGTTGTCGTTTTATGTATAAATACAGCGTAAAGGCAGAATTGAGTCCGCGGGATACAGTAACCGCTGCTATATTTTCAGAAATGAAAAAGCAGAATACAAGCTGTGTGTTTTTAGATTGCCGGCATTTAGATGAAAGAAAACTAAAAGATAAATTTCCTTTTATATATGCATCTTGTCTGCAAAATGGAGTGGATCCTGCTAATGATTTAATTCCAGTGATTCCGGCAGCCCACTATCACTGTGGAGGTATAAAAGTGGATACAACCGGAAAAAGCAATTTGAAAAACCTCTATGCAGTTGGGGAAGTTGCAGAAACAGGGTTACATGGAGCAAATCGCTTAGCATCTAACTCTCTGCTCGAAGCCGTAGTATTCGCTCAAAGAGTAGCTGATGAAATATCAAGGAATACTGATAACATCAAATCTAATACAAGCCTTTTAAGTCACGGTTCACAAATCTCAACGCTTAGTAATACAGGGCTCGAAGACAAATTCATATGCCTTAATGAATTAATCAGACAGCTTTATACTGAAAGTAAACCAGACAGTAGACTTACAATTAAAGAAAAAATAGAAAATATTGTAAAAGACATTACGCAGAATTACGAATATCCAAGTAAGAATATACAAATCAATGAGATCATCAATATGTCTGTAGTTGCTGGAAATATCGCATCTGCAATTGTTGACCATTCCATCCGAAATAACTGA